A stretch of DNA from Merismopedia glauca CCAP 1448/3:
AATAGCTTACTAATTAAGGTAGCGATCGCTACTATACCTGCAATTCCTGCTAGCGAACGCCCTGTTTTTTGTTTCTGATTTTGTGACACGAATAATAAATTCTAATTCTGACCGAGCATCATTTAGTGTAATACTCAGTAGATTAAAAACCCACTTTCAGAGGTGCGATCGCCATTAAATTTTCAGCCAACTGATAAGATTAGATATTTCCATTAAAACTCAAGATTTTGGCTAGTACCATTTTTCTAAATACCTGCTACATATATATTCCTTGTAGGGGCGCAATGCGTTGCGCCCCTACCCAAGATTTGTCGCATCTCCAAGGTGAATTGGTATAAAGACCCTAATATGGCGATGAACAATCATTACATCTATTCCTATCCACAGCTTTATTTCGGTCGCTTAATTCAACGCTATAAACGCTTTCTAGCTGATATTGAACTGGATTCGGGAGAAGTCATTACCGCGCATTGTGCTAATACAGGGCCAATGTTAGGAGTTTCTACCCCAAATAGTCGAGTAGCAGTGTCTTTAAGTGATAATAAAAACCGCAAACTTCCTTATACTTGGGAACTAATTCAAGTTAACGATCTAGAACCAACTTGGGTGGGAATTAATACGGGTTTACCTAATAAAATCATCAAAATAGCTTTAGAAAAACGCCTATTTCCTAGCTTGGGTAACTATCAAGAAATTCGCCCAGAAGTAGCTTATGGCAAAGATAAAGGTAGTCGCATAGACTTCTTCTTAACTGGTGG
This window harbors:
- the sfsA gene encoding DNA/RNA nuclease SfsA, which gives rise to MNNHYIYSYPQLYFGRLIQRYKRFLADIELDSGEVITAHCANTGPMLGVSTPNSRVAVSLSDNKNRKLPYTWELIQVNDLEPTWVGINTGLPNKIIKIALEKRLFPSLGNYQEIRPEVAYGKDKGSRIDFFLTGGEYPIYLEVKNTTWSDGKIALFPDTVTTRGQKHLQELMDVLPEARSLMLYLINRGDCTHFAPGDRADPLYGKLLRQAMSQGVEILPCRFAVTPEGVRFIGLAEHFSGELVSKAIDQ